A region of Papaver somniferum cultivar HN1 unplaced genomic scaffold, ASM357369v1 unplaced-scaffold_160, whole genome shotgun sequence DNA encodes the following proteins:
- the LOC113337500 gene encoding 60S acidic ribosomal protein P1-like encodes MSSSGEVACTYATLILHDDGIPITADKISTLVKKANVQCESYWPGLFAKFVERKNVEDLITNVGATAVAVSASTGGGATAVEAPAAEEKKKKEEEKEESDDDDMIMNLFD; translated from the exons ATGTCTTCCAGTGGAGAAGTCGCTTGCACTTACGCCACCTTGATTCTTCATGACGACGGAATTCCCATTACT GCTGACAAGATTTCAACTTTGGTAAAGAAGGCCAATGTCCAATGTGAGTCTTACTGGCCTGGCCTCTTCGCTAAGTTTGTTGAGAGGAAGAACGTTGAAGACTTGATCACCAACGTTGGTGCTACTGCCGTTGCTGTCTCTGCTTCCACAGGTGGTGGTGCAACAGCTGTGGAAGCTCCTGCTgccgaagagaagaagaagaaggaggaagagaaagaagagagCGATGACGACGATATGATTATGAATCTCTTCGACTAG
- the LOC113337557 gene encoding pleiotropic drug resistance protein 2-like codes for LEAQLDVDFAEVYANSTLYERNQQLIKELSTPAQDSQDLHFPTEYSQDFITQCKACFWKQHWSYWRNPKYNAIRLFTTTVIGVLFGVIFWNKGDKVSKQQDLQNLLGAMYAATLFLGAGNASSVQSIVAVERTVLYRERAAGMYSALPYAFAQVAIEVIYVFVQTLIYSLILFSMIGFPWSAAKFLYFFYFMFMCFTYFTMYGMMTVAMTPAPEIAAIAMSFFLGLWNLFSGFLIPRPQIPIWWRWYYWASPVAWTLYGLVTSQVGDRTNELQIPGLPINPTVQKYLQESYGWEYGFLKWVVLAHIGFVLAFFFVFAYGIKYLNFQRR; via the exons TTGGAGGCTCAGCTTGATGTGGATTTCGCAGAAGTTTATGCCAATTCCACCCTTTATGA GAGAAATCAACAACTTATCAAAGAATTAAGCACGCCGGCACAAGATTCGCAAGACCTTCACTTTCCTAcggaatattctcaagattttaTTACTCAATGCAAAGCGTGTTTCTGGAAACAACATTGGTCATACTGGAGGAACCCGAAATATAATGCAATCCGGTTATTTACAACTACAGTCATTGGTGTTTTATTTGGGGTTATCTTTTGGAACAAAGGAGACAAAGT GTCTAAACAACAAGACTTGCAGAATCTGCTTGGAGCTATGTACGCTGCTACTCTTTTTCTTGGAGCGGGTAATGCATCTTCTGTTCAGTCTATTGTGGCAGTTGAGAGGACTGTTCTCTATCGTGAAAGAGCTGCGGGAATGTACTCAGCATTGCCTTACGCATTTGCACAG GTGGCCATCGAAGTGATCTACGTATTTGTTCAAACCTTAATTTACTCTCTTATCCTTTTCTCTATGATTGGATTTCCTTGGAGCGCTGCCAAGTTCCTTTACTTCTTCTACTTCATGTTCATGTGCTTTACCTACTTCACAATGTACGGAATGATGACAGTGGCAATGACTCCAGCGCCTGAAATTGCTGCCATCGCTATGTCCTTCTTTTTAGGTTTATGGAATTTGTTTTCTGGATTCCTCATTCCTAGGCCG CAAATCCCAATATGGTGGCGATGGTACTACTGGGCTTCACCTGTTGCTTGGACTCTCTATGGTCTAGTGACATCTCAGGTCGGCGACAGGACAAACGAGTTGCAGATTCCAGGGTTGCCAATCAATCCAACAGTGCAGAAGTACTTGCAAGAAAGTTACGGCTGGGAATATGGCTTCCTTAAATGGGTTGTCTTAGCCCATATCGGGTTTGTCCTTGCTTTCTTCTTTGTCTTTGCTTATGGAATCAAGTACCTCAATTtccaaagaagatga